One Paralichthys olivaceus isolate ysfri-2021 chromosome 8, ASM2471397v2, whole genome shotgun sequence genomic region harbors:
- the LOC109627491 gene encoding ependymin-like, with product MNFISVLSCLSLLLAAAVAQDPKPCVSPPLMSGGFSVMTGNGLMSTGIISLDGFGQRMRVKTYVMNGNQTSGLDQLMLFNQKIYYEINWSKMSCKKMMLDTAFVPMQVPSDAQLMGQIFLGSSSSWGMGVLVNTWYGNLPNNGMYSTVFSEIGCIPIFYNAYTPASGWNTISTFNWVLGNTNPMEYIPPFFCARSKLEETETPHTFFTALGSLAMKTKNEE from the exons ATGAACTTCATCAGCGTGCTGTCCTGCCTCAGCCTGCTGCTAGCAGCTGCCGTCGCCCAAGATCCAAAACCCTGTG TTTCTCCACCGCTGATGAGTGGAGGCTTCTCTGTG ATGACTGGCAACGGCCTCATGTCAACAGGAATAATCAGCTTAGATGGATTTGGTCAGAGGATGCGGGTTAAAACCTATGTGATGAACGGGAATCAGACCTCTGGTTTGGACCAGCTCATGCTTTTCAACCAG AAAATCTATTATGAGATCAACTGGAGCAAAATGTCATGCAAGAAGATGATGCTGGATACAGCCTTCGTTCCCATGCAAGTGCCCTCTGATGCTCAACTCATGGGTCAGATATTCCtgggctcctcctcttcctgggGAATGGGTGTGCTAGTCAACACCTGGTATGGAAACCTGCCAAACAACG GCATGTATTCCACTGTCTTCTCTGAGATTGGCTGCATCCCAATTTTCTACAACGCCTACACACCAGCATCTGGATGGAACACCATCAG CACCTTCAACTGGGTCTTGGGCAACACAAATCCCATGGAGTACATCCCACCTTTCTTCTGTGCCAGGTCTaaactggaggagacagagacaccaCATACGTTCTTCACTGCCTTGGGGTCTCTGGCCATGAAAACCAAGAACGAGGAGTAA